The genome window TTCGTGCCGGCCGGGATGCTCGTCGGCCTGCAGCTCGCGGATGTAGCGGTTGAGCCCGGCGGCGTAGCCAGCGGTGGCGTCGCGCACCTGCGCGGAGGCGCTGTCGTGAAGCCTCTGGACTGCTTCGTCGGTGGCGACCAGCTTCCAGAAGAAATCGCTGTCGATGTTGCCGGTGGTCGCGCCGTTGGCGCGGATGGTGTAGCTGCCGTCGCGGCCGAAGTAGCGCGCGCGCTCGCCGCGGATGGTCACCAGATCCTCAAGCAGCACGCAGATGTTGTCCTCGGCGAAGGCGTAGCCGAAGCCGTAGCCGAGGCTGCCGTAGTCGTCGGCGACGATGTGCGGAATGCCGAAGTCGGTGCGTGTAATGCGCGCGTCGAACTCGCCGTCGGTGCCGGTACCACTGCCGGGCGCATTGGCTGGCGGCTCACTGCCACTGCAGGCGGCAAGGCTGGCCATCGCCACGGCGACGGCAACTGGGGATAGAAAGCGCATTGTGTCTCCTCCGCTAGGGACGGTATTCGGCTTGATCGCACCGTCCTGTGTAATGACTGGAGTGTGCCATCATTGATGAAAATTGCGCGCGAGCCCCCGACGTCATGAGTGCCCAGGAAGCAAGTAATGCCGGCAAGCCCAACCCACTGGCGCAGCTGCACGGCTGTGGCCAGAGCTTCTGGCTGGATTACATCCGGCGGCGCATGCTGCAGGACGGGGAGCTGGAGCGGCTGATCCGCGACGACGGGCTGCGCGGCATGACCTCGAACCCGGCGATCTTCGAGAAGGCCATTGCCGGCTCGGATGACTACAACGAGCAGATCAAGGGGCTCGCCGCGCAGGGTGCGGACCGCGACGCGGCCTATGAAGCGCTGGTGCTGGCCGACATTGCTGACGCCGCCGACCACTTGCGGCCGGTCTGGGACAATAGTGACGAAGGCGACGGCTGCGTGAGCATCGAGGTGTCGCCGCATCTGGCGCGCGACACCGAGGGCACGCTGGCCGAGGCACGCCGGCTGTGGTCGGCGCTGGCGCGGCCCAACATCATGATCAAGGTGCCGGCGACGCTCGAGGGTTTGCCGGCCATCGAACAGCTCATCGCCGAGGGCGTCAACGTCAACGTCACGCTGCTCTTCTCTGTCTCTCGCTACGAGCAGGTGCTGGACGCTTTCCTGAAGGGGATGGAGCGTCGCCAGAGCGCCGGCGAACCGCTGGCGGGGCTGCATTCGGTAGCCAGTTTCTTCCTGTCGCGCATCGACAGCCACGTCGACGCGCGGCTGGACCGCTACGGTACCGAGCCCGCGCAGGCGCTGCGCGGCACCGCGGCCGTCGCCAGCGCGCAGCTTGCCTATGCGCATTTCCGCGCGCAGACACAGAGCGCGCGCTGGCAGCAGCTGGCCGCCGCCGGTGCGTCCCCGCAGCGTCTGCTCTGGGCATCAACCAGCGCCAAGGATCCGGCTTATGACGATCTGAAGTACGTCACGCCGCTGATCGGCCCGCAGACCGTGACGACACTGCCCCCCGAGACGGTGACGGCCTTCGGCGATCATGGCGTCTGCGCCGTGGCGATGGAGGGCGCACCGCGCGGCGCGCGGCGCGCCGTGGAGGGGCTGGCGGAGCTCGACATCGATCTCGATGCGGTGGCCGACCAGCTGGAGGCCGAGGGCATCGACAAGTTCGTGCAGCCTTTCGACGCCCTGCTGGCCACCATCGACGAGCGGCTGCGCGCCGCGCGCTAGACGACACGCGCTGCGCGACAGCGCTCAAGGAAGCGAGACGACGTGGACCTGCTCCAGCTCATTCTCCTGGCCCTGGTGCAGGGCATCACCGAATTCCTGCCGATCAGCTCCTCGGCGCACCTGATCCTCTTTCCGCTGGTTTTTGGCAGTGCCGATCAAGGGCTGGGTATCGACGTCGCCCTGCATGCCGGCACGCTGATCGCGGTGATGGCCTATTTCCGCGAGGACACGGGCCAGCTCCTGCGCGGTGGGGTCCAGCTTTTGCGACCGGGTGCGCGCAGCGAAGCGCGCACGCTGGCGTTGCAGGTGGCGGTTGCGACGCTGCCGGTGGTCATCGTCGGCCTGCTGGCGCGCGATCTGGTGGCGAACGAACTGCGCTCGGTGGCGGTGATCGCGACCACGACGGTGCTCTTCGGCCTGCTGCTGGGCGTGGCCGACTGGCGGCAGCGCCATGTCACCGACAGCGCTGCCATGACGCTGGGCATTGCCTTTGCCATCGGCCTGGCGCAGGTGCTGGCGCTGGTGCCGGGCACCTCGCGCTCGGGCATCACCATCACGGCTGCGCTGCTTTTCGGCCTGGCGCGCCCGGAGGCCGCGCGCTTTGCGCTGCTGCTGGCGATTCCCACCACCGCGGCGGCGACGCTGCTGGGAGGCTGGGAAATCGCACAGGGCAGCGAAGGCTTCGCTGCCGACCCCCTGGATGCGCTCATCGCCGCGGCGCTGGCCATGATCTCCGCCTACGCCGCCATCGCCTGGCTGATGCGCTTCGTGCGTCGCGCCAGCTTCATGCCCTTCGTCTACTACCGTCTGGTACTGGGCGCCGCCCTCTTCGCCTGGATGGCCAGCGGCACGCTCTAGCGAAGTCGGGCGGCGCTGCGTCCCCGCCCGCCGTCAGCTCTGTTCTCCTGGCCGATGGTGCTAGCCTTTTGCGCCGGACACCCGACGATTCGAGGACGCATGCGCGCTGCCCGCTACCAGAAGCTATCCGATCATCTGTGGTGCATCGACACCGAGCAGGTGCGCGACGCGCTCGCCTGCTGCTATCTCCTCGGTGATGGCGAGCATTACGCCTTCATCGAATGCGGCACCAACGAGGGCGTGCCACGTCTGCTGGCACTGCTCGACGAGCTCGGCATTGCGCGCAGCCAGGTCAGTCACGTCGTTCCCACGCATATCCACCTCGACCATGCCGGCGGCGCCGGCTTGCTGATGCGTGAGCTGCCCGAGGCGCAGCTGGTGGTGCACCCGCGCGGCGCGCGCCACATGATCGACCCCACTGCGCTGGCCAAGGGGGTGGCGGCGGTCTACGGCGAGGAACGCGCCGCCGAGATGTACGGCGAGCTGCTTCCAATTCCCGAGGCGCGCGTGCGCGCCGCCGAGAGCGGCGAGAGCATCGCCGTGGGCGAGCGGGTGCTGGAGGTCATGGATTCGCCGGGCCACGCCAAGCATCACTTCAGCCTCTGGGACGAAGCCACGCGCAGCTGGTTCACGGGGGATACCTTCGGCCTGTCCTATCGCGAGCTGGATCGCGACGGCGCGGCGATGGTGATGCCGACGACGACGCCGGTGCATTTCGATCCGGATGCCTGGAAGGCGACGATCGACGCCTATATGGCGCGCGAGCCGGCCTGCATGCATCTGACGCACTACTGCCGCGTCGACGAGATCGCGCGCCTGGCTGATGACCTGCGCCAGGGTCTGGATGACTACGTTGCCATCGCGCGCTCGCTCAAGGACAGTCCTAGTCGTCACGAAGCCCTCGTCGACGCCCTGGCAGCGCACGCGGTAGGAGCCGCACAGCGCCACGGTGCACCGCTCGCAGAGCAGGCCGTGCGCGATCTGCTCGCCCACGATATCGAGCTCAACGCACAGGGCCTTGGCGTGTGGCTGGACCGCGAGGCGGCCTGAAGCGCCTGCTTCTGACGGCGCTTCTGGCGCTGCCGCTGGGCGGCTGCCAGCTCGGCTACTTCGGTCATCTCGCAGCCGGCCAGATTGAGGTGCTGCGCGCGCGTCAGCCCATCGATGCCTTGGTCGCCGCTTCCGATACCGATCCGGCGCTGCGTGCGCGGCTGGAAGCCGTGCGCGACGCGCGCGCCTTCGCCGTAGAGGCGCTGGCGCTGCCCGATGGCGGCAGTTTCGGTAGCTTCGTGCAGCTCGACCGCGCCTATGTGTTGTGGAACGTCTTCGCCGCACCCGAGCTGTCGCTGCGGCCGAAGCAGTGGTGCTATCTCTTCCAGGGCTGCCTCGCATACCGCGGCTACTACGACCAGACACGTGCCCACACCGAGGCTGATCGGCTGGCCGACGAGGGCTTCGATACCTACATCTCCGGCGTGCCGGCCTACTCGACGCTGGGCTGGTTCGACGATCCGCTGCTCTGGTCGATGCTCTATTGGGATGACGCCACGCTGATCGAGACGGTCTTCCACGAACTGGCGCACGAGCGGTTCTATGTCGCTGACGCCACTGCCTTCAATGAGTCCTACGCCACCTTCGTCGGCCGCGAGGGCCTGCGTCAGTGGCGCGCCGCGCGCACCGATGCGCCGCCGGCCAACATCGCTCAGCGCTGCCGGCGCGCTGATTTCGTCGCGCTGGTCAGCGAGACGCGCGAGACGCTTCAGGCCGTCTATGCAATGGACGCGCCCGATGCGGTAAAGCGCGCGGCCAAGGAGGCGGCCATCGATGATCTGCGCGCGCGCTACCGCGACATGCGCGACACGCGCTGGGATGGCTTTGACGGCTACGACGCTTGGTTCGAGGCGCCCATCAACAACGCCAAGCTGCTGCCGGTAGGTCTCTATCACCGCTGGGTGCCGGTCTTCGCCGCCCTATTCGCTGAGGTTGGGCGCGACTGGACCGGCTTTCACGAGCGCGTCGAGGCGCTCGCCGGGCAGGAGCCGGAAGCGCGCCGGCGGCGGCTCGAAGCGTTGGAGCAGGGGTACGGCAGTGCGCGGGAGGAGCCCTCCCGCGCGCCGTCCACGGACTGCTAGAGCGGCAGCGAGAAGCCGATGCGCACGCCGGCGTTGCGCGGTGCCGAGGAGCCGTCGACCTTGGTCGAATCCAGCGCGTAGAGTGCGTCAATGTTCAGCACGCGGAAGAGCGTGATGCCGGCGGTCAGCGAGGTGATCTTGCTGCCAGCGAGATTCTGCTTGAGCCCGGCACGCATATTCGGCGCCCACCACGGTCCCTCGTAGCTCAGCCCCGCGCTGAGGAACTGATAGTCGTCGCCGGCGATGTTCTCGACGCTGTTCGTCTCCAGGCTGCCGAAGACGCGCAGGCCGGTCTCGCCGACGGCATACATCGCCTCGATCATGCCCTGGGTTTCCTGCCGGAAGCTGCGGTTCAGATCCAGCAGTCCCTGCGCGCCGAGCTCGGCTTCCAGTTCGCAGTCGGCCCGGTCACCGCCGGAGAGCGAGCCGCAGTCCACGCCCAATGGACCGAAGTCGAACTCCGGCGGCAGCAGGTTGCGCAGTGTCAGGCCCAGGTGGAACTGATCCGCGACGAAGGCCACGCCAGCGTCCAGCGCCACGCCGGTGCTGGACTCCTCGTTGCGATCGTAGTTGTCCTCGATGCGGTCGAAGGCATCCTCCTCGTCGTCGCTGTCGATGGCGCCCACGACCTGACTCAGATCGCCGCGGATCAGCGATATGCGGCCACCGGCCTGCAGCTCGCCGATGAAGGAACCGAGCCGCCAGCCCATCAGCGAGCGCCCGTAGCCGACGCCGACACGCTGGAAGATGCCACTCCGCAGCAGCGCGGCGCTATCGGTCTCCACGTCGAAACTGCCGTTGTCCTCGACGATCTGGAAACCGGCATCGATCACCGAGGCGTTGACGGAGGCAGCGACGTCGGCGTGCAGGGAGATGACACCGCCGAAGGCGCGAAAGACTACCGGAAGCGCCGGTACCGGCATGAAGAGATCAATGGTGGCGTAGCCGTCGCGCGCGATGTCCGCGAATACCGCTTCGGCGTCGTCGCGTAGCTGCTCTGCCTCTTGCTGATTGCTCACGCCGGCGTCGATGCGATCCTCGATGTCCTCGAAGCGCTCGGCGAAGTTGTCGGATTCGCCGATCTCCACGGCAAGGCTGGGCAGGTCCAGGATGTTGGTGCGGATGTTCTGATCGCTGCGCAGGCTCTGCGGTAGCAGGCCCGGATTGCCCTGGGCGAGCGGCAGCATGAAGCCGGCAGTGACGTGGCCGCTGCTGAACTGGCCGCCGTCGGCAAGATTGCCGGGTGCGGCGAGCGCACTGCTGCTGGCGCAGGCGGCGAGCGCTGCGAAGAGATGCTTTCTCATTGATTCCCCGATGATGCGTCCGCGGGTGCGGACTTTACCGGCTGATATGCCGGCCCCCGAGAGCATGCTGCCGGCTGCGGCGCAGTCCGCGCAAGCGCGTCGTGGTCAACGGGTGCGCGACAGGCGCTGAGT of Algiphilus aromaticivorans DG1253 contains these proteins:
- the traF gene encoding conjugal transfer protein TraF, which gives rise to MRKHLFAALAACASSSALAAPGNLADGGQFSSGHVTAGFMLPLAQGNPGLLPQSLRSDQNIRTNILDLPSLAVEIGESDNFAERFEDIEDRIDAGVSNQQEAEQLRDDAEAVFADIARDGYATIDLFMPVPALPVVFRAFGGVISLHADVAASVNASVIDAGFQIVEDNGSFDVETDSAALLRSGIFQRVGVGYGRSLMGWRLGSFIGELQAGGRISLIRGDLSQVVGAIDSDDEEDAFDRIEDNYDRNEESSTGVALDAGVAFVADQFHLGLTLRNLLPPEFDFGPLGVDCGSLSGGDRADCELEAELGAQGLLDLNRSFRQETQGMIEAMYAVGETGLRVFGSLETNSVENIAGDDYQFLSAGLSYEGPWWAPNMRAGLKQNLAGSKITSLTAGITLFRVLNIDALYALDSTKVDGSSAPRNAGVRIGFSLPL
- a CDS encoding undecaprenyl-diphosphate phosphatase, whose translation is MDLLQLILLALVQGITEFLPISSSAHLILFPLVFGSADQGLGIDVALHAGTLIAVMAYFREDTGQLLRGGVQLLRPGARSEARTLALQVAVATLPVVIVGLLARDLVANELRSVAVIATTTVLFGLLLGVADWRQRHVTDSAAMTLGIAFAIGLAQVLALVPGTSRSGITITAALLFGLARPEAARFALLLAIPTTAAATLLGGWEIAQGSEGFAADPLDALIAAALAMISAYAAIAWLMRFVRRASFMPFVYYRLVLGAALFAWMASGTL
- the tal gene encoding transaldolase, which translates into the protein MSAQEASNAGKPNPLAQLHGCGQSFWLDYIRRRMLQDGELERLIRDDGLRGMTSNPAIFEKAIAGSDDYNEQIKGLAAQGADRDAAYEALVLADIADAADHLRPVWDNSDEGDGCVSIEVSPHLARDTEGTLAEARRLWSALARPNIMIKVPATLEGLPAIEQLIAEGVNVNVTLLFSVSRYEQVLDAFLKGMERRQSAGEPLAGLHSVASFFLSRIDSHVDARLDRYGTEPAQALRGTAAVASAQLAYAHFRAQTQSARWQQLAAAGASPQRLLWASTSAKDPAYDDLKYVTPLIGPQTVTTLPPETVTAFGDHGVCAVAMEGAPRGARRAVEGLAELDIDLDAVADQLEAEGIDKFVQPFDALLATIDERLRAAR
- a CDS encoding aminopeptidase, which translates into the protein MAGPRGGLKRLLLTALLALPLGGCQLGYFGHLAAGQIEVLRARQPIDALVAASDTDPALRARLEAVRDARAFAVEALALPDGGSFGSFVQLDRAYVLWNVFAAPELSLRPKQWCYLFQGCLAYRGYYDQTRAHTEADRLADEGFDTYISGVPAYSTLGWFDDPLLWSMLYWDDATLIETVFHELAHERFYVADATAFNESYATFVGREGLRQWRAARTDAPPANIAQRCRRADFVALVSETRETLQAVYAMDAPDAVKRAAKEAAIDDLRARYRDMRDTRWDGFDGYDAWFEAPINNAKLLPVGLYHRWVPVFAALFAEVGRDWTGFHERVEALAGQEPEARRRRLEALEQGYGSAREEPSRAPSTDC
- a CDS encoding MBL fold metallo-hydrolase, whose amino-acid sequence is MRAARYQKLSDHLWCIDTEQVRDALACCYLLGDGEHYAFIECGTNEGVPRLLALLDELGIARSQVSHVVPTHIHLDHAGGAGLLMRELPEAQLVVHPRGARHMIDPTALAKGVAAVYGEERAAEMYGELLPIPEARVRAAESGESIAVGERVLEVMDSPGHAKHHFSLWDEATRSWFTGDTFGLSYRELDRDGAAMVMPTTTPVHFDPDAWKATIDAYMAREPACMHLTHYCRVDEIARLADDLRQGLDDYVAIARSLKDSPSRHEALVDALAAHAVGAAQRHGAPLAEQAVRDLLAHDIELNAQGLGVWLDREAA